DNA from Leptospira terpstrae serovar Hualin str. LT 11-33 = ATCC 700639:
TGTATTTGCCTTAAATTGATAGTTCATCAGTAGTTCAATTGGGCGAGAAGAATAGGAATTTCCTACGAGAGTCGAATCTGCTGTACGTGCTAGGTCATTGATTTCTGCATCATTGAGATTTTTGTTATAATATCTAACGTCAGCTATGCGACCAGGAAAGAAAAAGGAACCACCGGAGCCTACACCGATCGTAAGATTTCCTGTGACTGGATTGGTAGATCGTTGTTTTTCAAAAATAAGGTTTCCATTCATGTATACTCGATAGATATTATTGTTATCTACTGTCATTGCAACATGGGTCCATAAGTTGGGAATGACTGTTGTGTATGTTGAGTCACTAGGATAACCACCCCGAGCAAGCACCAATTGTTTACTGGAATCGATAAAGAGACCATGTCCTGAAGAAGCAAGATCGCCATTAAATACGATTACCTTACCAATTCCCGCATTGGTTCCATCCCAATTGAACCAAGCAGATAATGTTATGTTAGAAGTCGCAGCACTTGGGGAAGGTGCGATCCCTGCATTTCCAACGGATGTACTTGCAGCTCCCCCAGTTTCTCCAAACCGGCCCAATCCAAAACCAGGACTTCCTACTGCCGTGATGGTTTGGTTATTTAATAAATTCAAAACGGATCCGTTGAGAGGGTAGTAGGCTAAAAGTCCAGAAACATTGAGTGATCTCAGTGCATGTGCCGTGCCAAATACTAAAACATTTCCAATATTAGCAATGTATAATGGAGCATTGAGAGATGCATTCACTCCTTCGCCATCCACTAGACCAGTGCCACCAGAACCTGCGATAGTAATGACTTCGCCGGTTAGCATATGGACACGTCTTATGCGATGGTTACCATAATCGGCTACATATAAAAAAATTCCATCATGAGTGAGTCCGTGAGGCATTAAAAAACTGGCTCCGGTTCCCACTCCTTCCACAAAACCAGCGGTTGAACTTCCTGCAAGAATGGTTGTAGTACCTGTCACTTTATGAGTTTTAGTGATATTATATGTACCTAAATTTGTTACGTAAATATAATCACCTGCGATCGTAATCCCTTCTGGTTGGTTGATATCACCACCACTTGTAAGTGTAGTGACTTCGCGGTTTCTAAGTTTGATCACTCGGATGGCTGAATTATTGCGATCTGCTACATACAATTTATCATCATCAAAAACAATCCCTGCTGGTGAAGCAAACCTCGCAAGTGTTGGGTCTGTAGAATCCACATTGGCATTTGCTGGTGAGATTGTAGAATCATCACCTGCAAGAGTTTCCGCATAACCGGAGCTAATGAGAACTCTTTTGATCCTATTTCCATTATATTCTGTAACATAGAGATAGGTTCCGTCTGTTGTGATGGCTCTCGGATTATTGAATGCACTCACAGATCCTGAGCCGGCGGTATTCCCTGCGATTCCATTTCCAACTAGGGAAGTCACAGCACCGGTTGTGGGATTAAAAACTCGAATTTTATGATTTCCTGAATCAACAATAAATCCTTTGGTTCCATCAAATGTGATCCCACCAATATTTGTGAAGGTGGCTGAAGTTCCCGTTGCATCCGTTGATCCACTGGCTGCTTGTCCGGCCGTAGTACTCACTTGACCGCGATAGTAATGCACTTGGATGGGTGCTGGTTTTTTTGCAGTGATCGTATTTCCGTAACGGTATCCAAGAACACAATTGACTGCCACATTTGTAATGTTAGTTCCAAGAACTGTTCCAGAATAATTTGACTGGATCGCACAAACGTATCCCGGTGGTTCTGCTGTGATTGTGATATCGTAATTTGTGCCACTGGCAATAGGTGTTGTAAAGGAGATGGGTGTGGTGGTTGCACCTCCAGGAACATTGATTGTATCAATACCATTAGTGACTGTCAGTCCTGAAGGTAATGCGATGTTACTTGTGATGTTTCCACTCATAGTATATTGATTTACCGAGCAGGCAATGACAACGTCTGTAATGGCTAAATTGGCGATAGTACCTGATCCATTGGTTACGTTACAAGTTTGCCAAGGGTTTTGTGGATTTGAGAAAACTGTCACAGAATAGTTGGAGCCAGTAGGGATCGCAGTGTTGAAAGTAAAGGTTCCGTTTCCAGCAATGGTCAAATCATCCCCTAAATTATTTTGTAAAACAAATGTATTTACACCGAAGGGAATAGTTAAGTTACTGATAGTTCCACTCACTGTGTAAACATTCGGTTGGTAGTTCAAACTTAGTATATCACTACCTACATAATCGAGTTTACACATTCGAACTTTTACGTTTTGTGAAGAACCGGGAGTGGGGAATATATAATTGCCTAGTGTACCAGACGAACAAGTGTTTGCTGTGGCACCACAAACAGGATCAGTCGGTGTTCCTGCTGCTCCTTCCTGACAAACCCAAGTAGAGCCCGTTGTTGTTGTCGAAAAACTAACCGATTGTCCTGAATTCAAAAGAGATCCTGTCGCCAAACTAGGAGTTGGTGTAGCAACTTTTAAAGTGTAAGTAGAATTTTGAACTGTGGAATCCACCCAACCTGTTTTACAGTGAATAGCTTTGATGACAGCTTGGTTTGTGTTTGTTATTGATACAGTGCTCGTTGTCATGGTTCCTGTAGCACAAGTGGGATCCACTTGCCCTCCGTTTCCCAAAGTATAACGATACTCTGATCCTGGGATCAGAGTGGCTAAAGTTACAGTTCCATCATCATTAAAAACTGATCCACTCACAGGCGAAAATGTAGGTGTTGGTAAACTACAATTGACTACAGCTGTTCCTTGATCTGAAGTGGTTCCTGTATGAGTGGCACCGACAGTCATCGTACATACTTGGTTAGGTGCAGATAAAGAAACTACTATTTGATAATCGGAACCACCAGGAATGGTTGAAGGGAAAGAAAAGTTTGTCACACCAGAAGCTACAGTGATGGATTGAGTAGTAAAGGGAGTTCCTCCTGTATTTACTAAATCCAAAGTTACCGAACCACTGAGGATACTCGTGGTGGTTCCACCGGGACTGGAGACAGTTCCACTGATTAGAAAGGCATTACTACAATTCACAGGAATGGTATAGGCACCATTGGCAACAGTGATTGTGCCTGAACTTAAAGTGCAGACACCTGTGGATATGATTCCGCCAGGATTATCAATCGCGATGGAAAATGTTCCACCACTCAAATAAGTGCCTGGAAAAGGAAATGTTCCATCGGCAATAACATTAATTGTATTTGATCCATCTAACGTAAGTTTGAGTTCGTTCCCAACAGTAAGAGTACCTAAAATTCCGGTTACTTGTGCATTCACAGCAAAAGAATTTGTTGTACAGTTGATTGCTGCTGGCAAATGAGCAGCCACCATAATTCCTGTTGTGATGCCGGGAGATGTTATGGAACAAGTTTGGCTTGGGCTTGTTGGTTGGCTTATGATGCTAAAATTATATGTTTCGCCTGCGGGAATGGGAGGTAAGGAAAAACTTGTAGAATTGACATTGATTACATCAGTACCGGCGCCAGTTACATTTTGTATTTGGAGCCCGTTACCAAGAAGTCCAGTGGCAGTCCCGTAAATAAGATACAGTGCATCTCCACAAACAATTTGAATTCCTTCAATATTGCCGCTGAGTACAGTTCCTGATCCAGAAGAAACAATACATTTCTGAATGGGAGAATTAGGTTGTGTTTTGACGATTACATTGTAAGGGGAGCCGGATTGAATTTTTTTTGAGAAAGTATAAGTCTGGTTAGCCGAAACATCCACAATATCTCCATTGTTTTCAATTTGGAGACCGGATCCTAATAGTCCCGAGACACGAAAGGAAACAGAATAAGTAAGGGTGTTGGCTTGTAAAAAACGAAAAGTAGTATAAGTTTCTAATATAGAGCGGTCAATCCCTGGAAATTTACAGGCAAAGAGCGGTAACAAAATAATATAGATACAAATTCTTAGGGTATAACTCATATTTTCTACAGACTAGAAAGAGTCATAAAACTTAGGATTTCACGACTCTTTCTATTATCGAAAAGTAAAAT
Protein-coding regions in this window:
- a CDS encoding LamG-like jellyroll fold domain-containing protein; the encoded protein is MSYTLRICIYIILLPLFACKFPGIDRSILETYTTFRFLQANTLTYSVSFRVSGLLGSGLQIENNGDIVDVSANQTYTFSKKIQSGSPYNVIVKTQPNSPIQKCIVSSGSGTVLSGNIEGIQIVCGDALYLIYGTATGLLGNGLQIQNVTGAGTDVINVNSTSFSLPPIPAGETYNFSIISQPTSPSQTCSITSPGITTGIMVAAHLPAAINCTTNSFAVNAQVTGILGTLTVGNELKLTLDGSNTINVIADGTFPFPGTYLSGGTFSIAIDNPGGIISTGVCTLSSGTITVANGAYTIPVNCSNAFLISGTVSSPGGTTTSILSGSVTLDLVNTGGTPFTTQSITVASGVTNFSFPSTIPGGSDYQIVVSLSAPNQVCTMTVGATHTGTTSDQGTAVVNCSLPTPTFSPVSGSVFNDDGTVTLATLIPGSEYRYTLGNGGQVDPTCATGTMTTSTVSITNTNQAVIKAIHCKTGWVDSTVQNSTYTLKVATPTPSLATGSLLNSGQSVSFSTTTTGSTWVCQEGAAGTPTDPVCGATANTCSSGTLGNYIFPTPGSSQNVKVRMCKLDYVGSDILSLNYQPNVYTVSGTISNLTIPFGVNTFVLQNNLGDDLTIAGNGTFTFNTAIPTGSNYSVTVFSNPQNPWQTCNVTNGSGTIANLAITDVVIACSVNQYTMSGNITSNIALPSGLTVTNGIDTINVPGGATTTPISFTTPIASGTNYDITITAEPPGYVCAIQSNYSGTVLGTNITNVAVNCVLGYRYGNTITAKKPAPIQVHYYRGQVSTTAGQAASGSTDATGTSATFTNIGGITFDGTKGFIVDSGNHKIRVFNPTTGAVTSLVGNGIAGNTAGSGSVSAFNNPRAITTDGTYLYVTEYNGNRIKRVLISSGYAETLAGDDSTISPANANVDSTDPTLARFASPAGIVFDDDKLYVADRNNSAIRVIKLRNREVTTLTSGGDINQPEGITIAGDYIYVTNLGTYNITKTHKVTGTTTILAGSSTAGFVEGVGTGASFLMPHGLTHDGIFLYVADYGNHRIRRVHMLTGEVITIAGSGGTGLVDGEGVNASLNAPLYIANIGNVLVFGTAHALRSLNVSGLLAYYPLNGSVLNLLNNQTITAVGSPGFGLGRFGETGGAASTSVGNAGIAPSPSAATSNITLSAWFNWDGTNAGIGKVIVFNGDLASSGHGLFIDSSKQLVLARGGYPSDSTYTTVIPNLWTHVAMTVDNNNIYRVYMNGNLIFEKQRSTNPVTGNLTIGVGSGGSFFFPGRIADVRYYNKNLNDAEINDLARTADSTLVGNSYSSRPIELLMNYQFKANTDPLGPVGNTLSLYGGLTGYAPGRDRSPNASVRFALGNNGYANGTELGLPLGQHPRSVCVWVNPETYPSNPNEHLAIFSYGTPGPGSEFILSIFKNGLGDNLIRFGGLGGGEVFTTYSIPLNRWSHICGTFDGTYGYIYVNGIDIVGPSNIGTSINTTPSTGVYIGKIMTFSTQTFAGKIDDIRVYSKALTDKEVRRLSAQIPVGLVARFDFNKDLQDVSGFGNQVTNMGVGLFTDRFGQAAAAISTNGTNYINVSTTDTQLPYSQQPRTVCVHFKSNLTNPGTMVSFGQTATDRLVALGAGSGGGKYYFAGFGNDVEESYYNHENVWHQLCGVYEGPDGGYAANLYHNGVKLRTETKNTWDTNPTAFTIGTRTDLSTSFSGLIDDVLVYNRALGPNEIQSLAGFDPRQVVTWSPTLALSSLRLHLSADSLSNQGNGTAITTWHDRSGNAASFFNGTMAPTFNNAGFNGKPSVSFNAVNSEYLYRGPAADIPSNNSTFFLAFSRTTLTNGTLFESAAGGVSYYLDSNIVRMAKPSEGLIGSSSGAFGGTLIPYLIAAEYTAGSSFGFYLNGTTMGIPTDTTKVFTQNNIYLGTNETTTSFFSGHIAEVLYYKTNLSNPGRTIVYCYLSQKYNISLVGSGFYCD